The Claveliimonas bilis genome window below encodes:
- the proS gene encoding proline--tRNA ligase — protein sequence MAQEKKLVKNITSRDENFAQWYTDVVREAELCDYSSVKGCLNYLPNGYAIWELIQADLDRRFKETGVENVSLPLLIPESLLEKEADHIEGFAPEVAWVTHGGMERLQERMCIRPTSETLFCDLWAKTVKSYRDLPKVWNQWNSVMRWEKTTRPFLRSREFLWQEGHTIHATYEEAEARTIQMFHVYEDCYRETLAIPFVSGRKAEHEKFAGAQDTYTIEALMHDGKALQSATSHFFGSGFPDAFGIKYVDKNNQLQSVYETSWGWSTRSIGAIIMVHGDDSGLVLPPHVAPVECRIIPIAQHKEGVLDRAHALLDELKKAGYRVKIDDSDKSPGWKFSEQEMLGIPTRIEIGPKDIEKNQVVVVRRDTREKIVVSLDEIAVKLRDILETIQQDMYNRAEEFLNNHIDTAVTMDEMVEKFKANRGFVKACWCGDPECEGEVKYATGGAATRCLIEDEEMISDKCIWCGKPAKHMAYWGKSY from the coding sequence ATGGCTCAGGAAAAGAAACTTGTAAAGAACATTACATCACGTGATGAAAATTTCGCACAGTGGTACACAGACGTTGTGCGTGAAGCAGAACTTTGTGATTATTCCAGCGTAAAAGGCTGCCTGAACTATCTGCCGAACGGATATGCTATCTGGGAGCTGATCCAGGCGGACCTTGACAGACGGTTTAAAGAAACAGGAGTAGAAAATGTATCCCTGCCTCTTCTGATTCCGGAAAGTCTGCTGGAAAAGGAAGCAGACCATATTGAAGGTTTTGCACCGGAAGTAGCATGGGTTACCCACGGCGGTATGGAAAGACTGCAGGAAAGGATGTGCATCCGTCCGACATCTGAGACATTATTCTGTGATCTGTGGGCGAAAACAGTAAAATCCTATCGAGATCTGCCGAAGGTATGGAACCAGTGGAATTCCGTCATGCGCTGGGAAAAGACTACAAGACCGTTCCTGCGTTCCAGAGAATTTTTGTGGCAGGAAGGGCATACGATCCATGCGACCTATGAGGAAGCAGAAGCCCGTACTATTCAGATGTTCCATGTCTATGAGGACTGCTACAGAGAAACACTGGCAATTCCTTTTGTGTCAGGAAGAAAAGCAGAGCATGAAAAATTTGCAGGAGCACAGGATACCTATACAATTGAAGCACTGATGCATGACGGGAAGGCGCTTCAGTCTGCAACAAGCCATTTCTTCGGAAGCGGATTCCCGGATGCTTTCGGAATTAAATATGTAGATAAGAACAATCAGCTTCAGAGTGTATATGAGACTTCCTGGGGATGGTCCACAAGAAGTATCGGAGCGATCATCATGGTTCACGGTGATGACAGCGGACTCGTACTTCCGCCTCACGTTGCGCCTGTAGAATGCCGTATTATTCCGATCGCACAGCATAAAGAAGGCGTGCTTGACAGAGCGCATGCACTTCTTGACGAGCTGAAGAAAGCCGGATACAGAGTGAAGATCGATGATTCCGACAAGAGTCCGGGATGGAAATTCTCCGAACAGGAAATGCTTGGTATTCCGACCCGTATTGAAATCGGACCAAAAGACATTGAGAAGAATCAGGTTGTTGTCGTACGCCGTGATACACGTGAAAAGATTGTCGTATCCCTGGATGAGATTGCAGTAAAACTTCGTGATATTCTGGAGACGATCCAGCAGGATATGTACAACAGAGCAGAAGAATTTTTGAACAATCACATTGACACCGCTGTTACAATGGATGAAATGGTTGAGAAATTTAAGGCAAACCGTGGATTTGTAAAGGCATGCTGGTGCGGGGATCCGGAATGTGAAGGTGAAGTAAAATATGCAACAGGAGGAGCTGCAACGAGGTGTTTGATCGAGGATGAGGAAATGATCTCAGACAAATGTATCTGGTGCGGTAAACCTGCAAAGCATATGGCATACTGGGGAAAATCTTATTAA
- a CDS encoding RluA family pseudouridine synthase: MSQSSLNILYEDPSLIVCAKPHGIATQSRNIGARDMESILKTYIYQHCSPKNKNYSQTREPYLAVIHRLDQPVSGILVFSKTPQSARALNLQLQKKQFRKYYRALTDGIPAKNQGVLEDYLVKDGRTNTSRICSPDSPGAKYARLEYYTVAVGASPIPGDNSGHSVKEECFFKNPSSDQAELEIHLDTGRHHQIRVQLASMGCPIAGDTKYHSLSSKAAPPSRETDAILQLCAFHLEFFHPLSGAPMSFHLTEDVGARQI, encoded by the coding sequence ATGAGTCAAAGTTCACTAAATATTCTATATGAAGATCCTTCCCTCATCGTCTGCGCCAAACCTCACGGCATAGCAACCCAAAGCAGGAATATCGGCGCCCGCGATATGGAAAGTATTCTGAAAACATACATTTATCAACATTGTTCCCCCAAAAATAAAAATTATTCCCAGACCAGAGAGCCTTATCTGGCCGTTATCCACCGACTGGACCAGCCTGTTTCCGGAATACTTGTTTTCTCAAAAACACCACAGTCTGCAAGAGCCCTGAATCTCCAGCTGCAAAAGAAGCAGTTCCGAAAATATTACCGCGCTCTCACTGACGGGATCCCTGCCAAAAATCAGGGAGTCCTTGAGGACTACCTGGTAAAAGACGGACGGACCAACACCTCAAGGATCTGCAGCCCTGACTCCCCCGGCGCCAAATACGCCCGTCTGGAATATTATACCGTTGCTGTCGGCGCGTCTCCTATTCCAGGAGACAACAGCGGACATTCTGTAAAGGAGGAATGCTTTTTTAAAAACCCTTCTTCTGATCAGGCAGAGCTGGAAATCCACCTTGACACCGGCCGTCATCATCAGATACGGGTGCAGCTTGCCTCCATGGGCTGTCCCATCGCCGGTGATACAAAGTATCATTCCCTCTCCTCCAAAGCTGCCCCTCCCTCCAGGGAAACGGATGCGATCCTGCAGCTTTGCGCCTTTCACCTGGAATTTTTCCATCCCCTCTCCGGCGCTCCTATGTCTTTTCACCTGACAGAAGATGTAGGCGCAAGACAAATATAG